A genomic region of Halomonas aestuarii contains the following coding sequences:
- a CDS encoding patatin-like phospholipase family protein, whose amino-acid sequence MTPRRIAALLTAALPAAAPVAATPVAATPEDTPAPGPTIGLALGSGGANGLAHIAILQVFDDLGIVPDRIVGTSIGAVIGGLYAAGLPAKEIRDIFDDVAGSPLDALSGLAESEVDLTALMPFGNDDAGLLDSAGFLRFLAGHTEVRTFDELRIPLEVVATDYWTGESVVLDQGALFPAIEASMAVPGLFLPIHRGERLLIDGGTSTPLPFDLLRDEVDLIIAVDVSGSPQLDDGEEIGLTDMLFNSFKIMQQAIIRQSLRHRPPDLYLHPEARGVRLLHFNRIEEILRQAEPAADDLRDRLEAWQAAPAFPTDGS is encoded by the coding sequence ATGACGCCACGGCGCATCGCGGCCCTGCTCACCGCCGCCCTGCCGGCGGCGGCCCCGGTCGCGGCGACCCCGGTCGCGGCGACCCCCGAGGACACCCCGGCGCCCGGTCCGACCATCGGCCTGGCGCTGGGGTCGGGCGGCGCCAACGGCCTGGCGCACATCGCCATCCTGCAGGTCTTCGACGACCTCGGGATCGTGCCCGACCGCATCGTCGGCACCAGCATCGGCGCGGTGATCGGCGGGCTCTATGCCGCCGGGCTCCCGGCCAAGGAGATCCGTGACATCTTCGACGACGTGGCCGGCTCGCCCCTGGATGCGCTCTCGGGCCTGGCCGAGTCGGAGGTGGACCTGACGGCGCTCATGCCGTTCGGGAACGACGATGCCGGTCTGCTCGACTCCGCCGGCTTCCTGCGCTTCCTGGCCGGCCATACCGAGGTGCGCACCTTCGACGAGCTGCGCATCCCCCTCGAGGTGGTGGCCACGGACTACTGGACGGGGGAGAGCGTGGTCCTCGACCAGGGGGCGCTGTTCCCGGCCATCGAGGCAAGCATGGCGGTGCCGGGGCTGTTCCTGCCCATCCACCGTGGCGAGCGGCTGCTGATCGATGGCGGCACCTCCACCCCCCTGCCCTTCGACCTGCTCCGCGACGAGGTCGACCTGATCATCGCCGTGGACGTCTCGGGCAGCCCACAGCTGGACGATGGAGAGGAGATCGGCCTGACCGACATGCTGTTCAACAGCTTCAAGATCATGCAGCAGGCGATCATCCGACAGTCGCTGCGCCACCGGCCACCCGACCTCTACCTGCACCCGGAGGCCCGCGGCGTGCGCCTGCTGCACTTCAACCGCATCGAGGAGATCCTACGCCAGGCCGAGCCCGCCGCCGATGATCTGCGCGACCGGCTCGAGGCGTGGCAGGCCGCTCCAGCCTTCCCGACCGACGGCTCCTGA
- a CDS encoding dihydrolipoyl dehydrogenase has translation MQEREVDIAIIGAGSAGLSAWHAARKHSDSVLLIEGGTYGTTCARVGCMPSKLLIAAAESAHHARDAGGFGVRVGSVEVDGRAVMERVQRERDGFVGRVLKTVERIGEENRFEGHARFDDPHTLIVGEHTRVRARTIVIATGSRGTWPGFFEAAGDLLVVNDDVFEWDDLPESVAVFGPGVIGLELGQALHRLGVRLRVFGVGGALGPFRDEAVRDYADRTFNEELYVDPDAKVERIERDGDAVVVTFLERDTGERLTERFDYLLAATGRRPNVDRLDLEKAGLSVDDKGMPHYNRFTLQCRNADDGPGHIFIAGDANQALPLLHEANNEGRIAGDNAGRYPELRAGNRNVPLAVVFTDPQMATIGVSRAELEGQYGGCDCIATGEASFEDQGRAMVMRQNRGLMRLYAEHGSGQFLGAELFGPRVEHMAHLLAWMLEQKLSVSRILEMPFYHPVLEEGLRGALRDLNAALQQGPAITERCMECGPGD, from the coding sequence ATGCAGGAACGTGAGGTCGATATCGCCATCATCGGAGCCGGCAGCGCCGGACTGAGCGCCTGGCACGCCGCCCGCAAGCACAGCGACAGCGTGCTGCTGATCGAGGGCGGGACCTACGGCACCACCTGCGCCCGGGTCGGCTGCATGCCCTCCAAGCTGCTGATCGCCGCCGCCGAGTCCGCCCACCATGCACGGGATGCCGGCGGCTTCGGGGTGCGGGTCGGCTCGGTCGAGGTGGACGGCCGGGCCGTCATGGAGCGCGTCCAGCGCGAGCGCGACGGCTTCGTGGGGCGGGTGCTGAAGACGGTGGAGCGCATCGGCGAGGAGAACCGCTTCGAGGGCCACGCGCGCTTCGACGACCCGCACACCCTGATCGTCGGCGAACATACCCGCGTGAGGGCCCGCACCATCGTCATCGCCACCGGCTCGCGTGGCACCTGGCCGGGCTTCTTCGAGGCGGCCGGCGACCTGCTGGTCGTCAACGACGACGTCTTCGAGTGGGACGACCTGCCCGAGTCGGTGGCCGTGTTCGGCCCCGGCGTGATCGGCCTGGAGCTCGGCCAGGCGCTTCACCGGCTGGGCGTGCGCCTGCGGGTCTTCGGCGTGGGCGGCGCCCTGGGGCCCTTCCGGGACGAGGCCGTGAGGGACTACGCCGACCGCACCTTCAACGAGGAGCTCTACGTCGACCCCGATGCCAAGGTGGAACGCATCGAGCGTGACGGCGACGCCGTGGTGGTCACCTTCCTAGAGCGCGACACCGGCGAGCGCCTCACCGAGCGCTTCGACTACCTGCTCGCGGCCACCGGCCGGCGCCCCAACGTCGACCGGCTCGACCTGGAGAAGGCCGGGCTGTCCGTCGACGACAAGGGCATGCCCCACTACAACCGCTTCACCCTGCAGTGCCGCAATGCCGATGACGGTCCCGGCCACATCTTCATCGCCGGCGATGCCAACCAGGCGCTGCCGCTGCTGCACGAGGCCAACAACGAGGGACGCATCGCCGGCGACAATGCCGGCCGCTACCCGGAACTGCGCGCCGGCAACCGCAACGTGCCCCTCGCCGTGGTCTTCACCGACCCGCAGATGGCCACCATCGGCGTCAGCCGTGCCGAGCTGGAAGGCCAGTACGGCGGCTGCGACTGCATCGCCACCGGCGAGGCCTCCTTCGAGGACCAGGGGCGGGCCATGGTGATGCGCCAGAACCGCGGCCTGATGCGCCTCTACGCCGAGCACGGCTCGGGTCAGTTCCTGGGCGCCGAGCTCTTCGGCCCGCGGGTGGAGCACATGGCGCACCTGCTGGCCTGGATGCTGGAGCAGAAGCTCAGCGTGAGCCGCATCCTCGAGATGCCCTTCTACCACCCGGTGCTCGAGGAGGGGCTGCGCGGCGCGCTACGCGACCTCAACGCCGCCCTGCAGCAGGGCCCGGCCATCACCGAGCGCTGCATGGAGTGCGGCCCCGGAGACTGA
- a CDS encoding LysE family translocator: MELWLFIGALAAIYLLPGPDMLLVLQTGSLQGHARALATAAGLAVARGLHVALAALGLATLFTTAPWTFDAVRYAGGAYLAWIGLQLFRSPAVTPNLETDRPGVLPAGLRRAWRRGLLTNLLNPKSLLFCSVLLPQFVQPDEGAVLLQFALLGGLLVGVGLLFDAGYATLGAALQRWLAGSPLRQRLQRWTFGSLLIGFALRLAA, encoded by the coding sequence ATGGAGCTGTGGCTGTTCATCGGTGCCCTGGCGGCGATCTACCTGCTGCCCGGCCCCGACATGCTCCTGGTGCTGCAGACCGGCAGCCTGCAGGGGCACGCCCGGGCGCTGGCCACCGCGGCGGGACTGGCCGTGGCGCGCGGCCTGCACGTGGCCCTGGCGGCCCTGGGGCTGGCCACACTCTTCACCACCGCGCCCTGGACCTTCGATGCGGTGCGCTACGCGGGAGGAGCCTACCTGGCCTGGATCGGCCTGCAGCTGTTTCGCTCCCCCGCGGTCACCCCGAACCTCGAGACGGACCGGCCAGGTGTCCTCCCTGCCGGCCTCCGGCGCGCCTGGCGCCGAGGCCTGCTGACCAACCTGCTCAACCCCAAGTCGCTGCTGTTCTGCTCGGTGCTGCTGCCCCAGTTCGTGCAACCCGACGAGGGCGCCGTGTTGCTGCAGTTCGCCCTGCTGGGTGGCCTGCTGGTGGGCGTCGGCCTGCTGTTCGATGCCGGTTACGCCACCCTGGGAGCCGCCCTGCAGCGCTGGTTGGCCGGCAGCCCCCTGAGGCAGCGACTCCAGCGCTGGACCTTCGGCTCCCTGCTGATCGGCTTCGCCCTGCGCCTGGCCGCCTGA
- a CDS encoding Lrp/AsnC family transcriptional regulator produces the protein MPMYRLDAIDRRILAALQRDARLSNVQLAEEVNLSPSPCLRRVRQLEAAGLIRGYHAELDRGGVGLGLTVFVGVKVERHHEAEANAFREAVVALPEVVSSHLVSGESDFLLQVVVADLAAYERFLTGTLLRLPGVSDIRSNFAIQTVKEHGPLPLTRLEDEGRDA, from the coding sequence ATGCCAATGTATCGGTTGGATGCCATCGATCGGCGTATCCTGGCGGCGCTGCAGCGCGACGCCCGGCTGAGCAACGTGCAGCTGGCCGAGGAGGTGAACCTCTCGCCCTCGCCCTGCCTGCGCCGGGTTCGCCAGCTGGAGGCGGCGGGGCTGATCCGCGGCTACCACGCCGAACTGGACCGCGGGGGCGTGGGGCTCGGCCTCACCGTCTTCGTCGGCGTCAAGGTAGAGCGCCACCACGAGGCCGAGGCCAACGCCTTCCGCGAGGCGGTCGTCGCCCTGCCGGAGGTGGTCTCTAGCCATTTGGTGTCGGGGGAGTCGGATTTCCTGCTGCAGGTGGTGGTCGCGGACCTGGCGGCCTACGAGCGCTTCCTGACCGGGACCCTGCTGCGCCTGCCGGGCGTCAGCGACATCCGCAGCAACTTCGCGATCCAGACCGTCAAGGAGCACGGCCCGCTGCCGCTGACGCGACTCGAGGACGAGGGCCGGGACGCCTAG
- a CDS encoding hydrogenase maturation protease — MTGAKLARQDGADDRPAGHAYLFGLGSPHGGDRLGWLAADGLREALADRDDVSVDCLAQPVDLFLHAVTASDRLLLVDAMRGQGSPGTLRVFAPGELPETAASLSSHGLDLAGTLALVEALGIFRGGIRIIGIEMPAGAAPDVPPPRLDAAQARRLHEAVMDWLDAG; from the coding sequence GTGACCGGGGCGAAACTGGCTAGGCAGGACGGGGCCGACGACCGGCCGGCGGGCCATGCCTACCTCTTCGGGCTCGGCTCGCCCCATGGCGGGGACCGGCTCGGCTGGCTCGCCGCCGACGGCCTGCGTGAGGCGCTGGCCGACCGCGACGATGTCAGCGTCGACTGCCTCGCCCAGCCCGTCGACCTCTTCCTCCATGCGGTGACAGCGAGCGACCGCCTGCTGCTGGTCGACGCCATGCGGGGCCAGGGCTCGCCCGGCACCCTCAGGGTCTTCGCGCCGGGGGAACTTCCCGAGACCGCCGCATCGCTGTCCTCCCATGGCCTCGACCTGGCGGGCACCCTGGCGCTGGTCGAGGCCCTCGGGATCTTCCGGGGGGGCATCCGGATCATCGGCATCGAGATGCCGGCGGGCGCCGCCCCCGACGTGCCACCGCCGCGACTCGACGCCGCCCAGGCCCGGCGACTCCACGAGGCGGTCATGGACTGGCTCGACGCCGGCTAG
- a CDS encoding Ni/Fe hydrogenase subunit alpha, whose protein sequence is MSHTTRTGEIHVPILARVEGEGALDIRIAAGRIEALKLRIFEPPRLFEKLLEGRSTQDVIDSVARICGICPVAYQMSAVAAIESILGVTPSPWVEAMRRVMYCGEWLQSHSLHIHLLAAPDFLGYDSAPAMAKDHPDEVRRGLRLQGLGNEIIRTFGGRSVHPVGLCPGGFFHAPDAATMQRLREQLAKGLEEARELIAWTAGLPIPEDDQDFVSVSLRHPRDYPITAGRIVSDQGLDIDPADFEQRFREFQVPHSTALHAQLDGHPYLVGPLARLNNNLDRLPADLRQLLDDCGVAFPSRNMFHSIVARAVEIHVALAEALRLTEDYEPAAEPRVEVPTRAGVGFGCTEAPRGILWHRYALDDEARVVEAQIVPPTSQNQARMEEDLVTSLTRFGLERDDDALRLHGEMVIRNYDPCISCATHFLDFHVVRK, encoded by the coding sequence ATGAGTCACACCACGCGAACCGGCGAGATCCATGTGCCCATCCTGGCGCGGGTCGAGGGTGAGGGCGCCCTGGACATCCGCATCGCGGCCGGTCGGATCGAGGCGCTGAAGCTGCGCATCTTCGAGCCGCCCCGGCTGTTCGAGAAGCTGCTCGAGGGGCGCAGCACCCAGGACGTGATCGACAGCGTGGCCCGCATCTGCGGCATCTGCCCGGTGGCCTACCAGATGAGTGCGGTGGCGGCGATCGAGTCGATCCTCGGCGTCACGCCGAGCCCCTGGGTGGAGGCGATGCGCCGGGTGATGTACTGCGGCGAGTGGCTGCAGAGCCACAGCCTGCACATCCACCTGCTGGCCGCCCCCGACTTCCTCGGCTACGACAGTGCCCCGGCGATGGCCAAGGACCATCCGGACGAGGTCCGCCGCGGCCTGCGGCTCCAGGGGCTCGGCAACGAGATCATCCGCACCTTCGGCGGCCGCTCGGTGCACCCGGTCGGCCTCTGTCCGGGCGGCTTCTTCCATGCCCCCGACGCGGCGACCATGCAGCGCCTGCGAGAGCAGCTGGCGAAGGGCCTCGAGGAGGCCCGGGAGCTGATCGCCTGGACGGCCGGACTCCCCATCCCCGAGGACGACCAGGACTTCGTCTCGGTCTCGCTGCGCCATCCCCGGGACTACCCCATCACCGCGGGCCGGATCGTCTCCGACCAGGGGCTCGACATCGACCCGGCCGACTTCGAGCAGCGCTTCCGGGAGTTCCAGGTCCCCCATTCGACGGCCCTGCACGCCCAGCTCGACGGCCACCCCTACCTGGTCGGCCCGCTGGCCCGGCTCAACAACAACCTCGACCGGCTGCCCGCCGACCTGAGGCAGCTTCTGGACGACTGCGGCGTGGCCTTCCCCAGTCGCAACATGTTCCACAGCATCGTGGCCCGGGCGGTGGAGATCCATGTGGCCCTCGCCGAGGCGCTGCGCCTCACCGAGGACTACGAACCCGCCGCCGAGCCCCGTGTCGAGGTGCCGACCCGGGCCGGCGTCGGATTCGGGTGCACCGAGGCCCCCCGCGGCATCCTCTGGCATCGCTACGCGCTCGACGATGAGGCCCGGGTCGTGGAGGCCCAGATCGTCCCGCCGACGAGCCAGAACCAGGCGCGGATGGAGGAGGACCTCGTGACCAGCCTCACGCGGTTCGGCCTGGAGCGCGACGACGACGCCCTGCGGCTGCATGGCGAAATGGTGATCCGCAACTACGACCCCTGCATTTCCTGCGCCACCCACTTCCTGGACTTCCATGTCGTGCGAAAATAA
- a CDS encoding sulfhydrogenase subunit delta, protein MTTGTRRARIAVHKFSSCDGCQLAFLNLGEPLLTLAETVDILHFAEAGPIDEEAEVDIAFVEGSVATSQDAARLRGIRERSRYLVTIGACATAGGIQALRNLHDADEWVSGVYAQPEHIDLLADSTPIAETVKVDLELWGCPVSGEQVLGATKAMLAGHLPRVDHSAVCMECKRQQAVCVMVSQGRPCMGPVTSTGCGAICPRWQRDCYACYGPAVQANVSALATHLADTGMPADEVARRLLFINGHAEPFRAEGLDWQARVITRQGSEEEQG, encoded by the coding sequence ATGACCACCGGGACCCGCCGCGCGCGCATCGCCGTGCACAAGTTCAGCTCCTGCGACGGCTGCCAGCTGGCCTTCCTCAACCTGGGCGAGCCCCTGCTGACCCTTGCCGAGACGGTCGACATCCTGCATTTCGCCGAGGCCGGCCCCATCGACGAGGAGGCCGAGGTCGACATCGCCTTCGTCGAGGGCAGCGTGGCCACCTCCCAGGATGCCGCGCGCCTGCGCGGCATCCGCGAACGCAGTCGCTACCTGGTCACCATCGGCGCCTGCGCTACCGCCGGCGGCATCCAGGCGCTGCGCAACCTCCATGACGCCGACGAGTGGGTGTCCGGGGTCTATGCCCAGCCCGAGCATATCGACCTGCTCGCCGATTCGACCCCCATCGCCGAGACCGTCAAGGTCGACCTGGAACTCTGGGGCTGCCCCGTCAGCGGCGAACAGGTGCTCGGCGCCACCAAGGCGATGCTGGCCGGCCACCTGCCCCGGGTCGACCACAGCGCGGTGTGCATGGAGTGCAAGCGCCAGCAGGCGGTATGCGTCATGGTCTCCCAGGGCAGGCCCTGTATGGGCCCGGTCACCAGCACCGGCTGCGGGGCGATCTGCCCACGCTGGCAGCGGGACTGCTACGCCTGCTACGGGCCCGCCGTCCAGGCCAACGTCTCGGCACTGGCCACCCACCTGGCCGATACCGGTATGCCGGCCGACGAGGTCGCCCGGCGCCTGCTGTTCATCAACGGCCATGCCGAGCCGTTCCGCGCCGAGGGCCTGGACTGGCAGGCACGGGTCATCACGCGTCAGGGCAGCGAGGAGGAGCAGGGATGA
- a CDS encoding FAD/NAD(P)-binding protein, whose amino-acid sequence MTSALVPFEAEVVGCKDETPDMFSLQLRFTDPEVQAAYRFSMGQFNMLYLPGMGEVPISIVSDPDEREMIDHTIRKVGSVTRNLGELRVGDRLGLRGPYGRGWPTEEAEGTDLVIVTGGLGCAPSVSLIEYVLHRRGRYGRMHIIQGVKHSNDLIWRERYDAWRQHPDVEVYLTADTGDTLWPWHVGPVTQFFDRIDFDPARCSVFICGPEGMMRAVIKAMRQRQVPEERIWLSMERNMHCAIGSCGRCQLGPKFVCRDGPVFTCRELAPYLTHRGV is encoded by the coding sequence ATGACCAGCGCGCTGGTGCCCTTCGAGGCCGAGGTCGTCGGCTGCAAGGACGAGACCCCGGACATGTTCAGCCTGCAGCTACGCTTCACCGACCCCGAGGTGCAGGCCGCCTATCGCTTCTCGATGGGCCAGTTCAACATGCTCTACCTGCCGGGCATGGGCGAGGTGCCGATCTCCATCGTCTCCGACCCCGACGAGCGGGAGATGATCGATCACACCATCCGCAAGGTCGGCTCGGTCACCCGCAACCTCGGGGAACTCAGGGTCGGCGACCGGCTCGGCCTGCGCGGCCCCTACGGCCGCGGCTGGCCCACGGAGGAGGCCGAGGGCACCGACCTGGTGATCGTCACCGGGGGGCTCGGCTGCGCCCCGTCGGTCTCGCTGATCGAGTACGTGCTGCACCGGCGGGGGCGCTACGGCCGCATGCACATCATCCAGGGGGTCAAGCATTCCAACGACCTGATCTGGCGCGAGCGCTACGACGCCTGGCGACAGCACCCGGACGTCGAGGTCTACCTGACCGCGGATACCGGCGACACCCTCTGGCCCTGGCATGTCGGCCCGGTGACCCAGTTCTTCGACCGCATCGACTTCGACCCGGCGCGCTGCTCGGTCTTCATCTGCGGACCGGAGGGCATGATGCGGGCGGTGATCAAGGCGATGCGCCAGCGCCAGGTGCCGGAGGAGCGGATCTGGCTCAGCATGGAGCGCAACATGCACTGCGCCATCGGCTCCTGCGGCCGCTGCCAGCTGGGCCCCAAGTTCGTGTGCCGTGACGGCCCGGTCTTCACCTGCCGGGAACTGGCGCCCTACCTGACACACAGGGGAGTCTGA
- a CDS encoding 4Fe-4S dicluster domain-containing protein, translating to MKVRHFLARDRFQTLLDRLVEAGYEVIGPRVRDHAILFEPLSRVEQLPEGITDAQAPGHYRLERSDSGRFFDWATGPQAIKPLTFAPRETLWRSERQPDGRLVFREQPPEAQPTAVIGVRACDLAALSIHDRHFLNDAHPDPHYRERRRNLFLVAVNCMRSATTCFCTATGDGPRVQHGFDLALSELDDGFVMEAHTLEGQAILDALETTSATHDQLEQVEAGIERATHQQTRRLPEGSLPDMLQAAVDHPHWQSLNDRCLTCGNCTAVCPTCFCQTHVDQLSLDGKTSEHGRQWGSCFDPDHSYIHGTVIRAERPQRYRQWLTHKFGTWVEQYGRSGCVGCGRCIAWCPVGIDVIEELAALSIAPEAALSKAPDDAPALATNAAPATTPARPTDGEDTP from the coding sequence ATGAAGGTACGGCACTTCCTGGCGAGGGACCGCTTCCAGACCCTCCTCGACCGGCTGGTGGAGGCAGGCTATGAGGTCATCGGCCCCCGGGTGCGCGATCACGCCATCCTCTTCGAGCCCCTCTCGCGGGTCGAGCAGCTCCCCGAGGGGATCACCGACGCCCAGGCCCCCGGCCACTACCGGCTCGAGCGCTCCGACAGCGGGCGCTTCTTCGACTGGGCCACAGGCCCCCAGGCGATCAAGCCGCTGACCTTCGCGCCCCGCGAGACGCTGTGGCGGAGCGAGCGGCAGCCCGACGGCCGGCTGGTCTTCCGCGAGCAGCCCCCCGAGGCCCAGCCGACGGCGGTCATCGGCGTGCGCGCCTGCGACCTCGCCGCGCTGTCGATCCATGACCGCCACTTCCTGAACGACGCCCATCCCGACCCGCACTACCGGGAGCGACGCCGGAACCTCTTCCTGGTCGCCGTCAACTGCATGCGCTCCGCCACCACCTGCTTCTGCACCGCCACCGGGGACGGCCCGCGGGTCCAGCACGGCTTCGACCTGGCCCTCTCCGAGCTCGACGACGGCTTCGTGATGGAGGCCCACACCCTGGAGGGCCAGGCCATCCTCGACGCCCTGGAGACGACCTCGGCCACCCATGACCAGCTCGAGCAGGTGGAGGCCGGGATCGAGCGGGCCACCCACCAGCAGACGCGCCGGCTGCCCGAGGGCTCTCTGCCGGACATGCTGCAGGCGGCCGTCGACCACCCGCACTGGCAGAGCTTGAACGATCGCTGCCTGACCTGCGGCAACTGCACCGCGGTCTGCCCCACCTGCTTCTGCCAGACCCACGTCGACCAGCTCTCGCTGGACGGGAAGACGTCCGAGCACGGCCGGCAGTGGGGTAGCTGCTTCGACCCCGACCACAGCTACATCCACGGCACCGTCATCCGCGCCGAGCGGCCCCAGCGCTATCGCCAGTGGCTGACCCACAAGTTCGGCACCTGGGTGGAGCAGTACGGCCGCAGCGGCTGCGTGGGCTGCGGCCGCTGCATCGCCTGGTGCCCGGTGGGTATCGACGTGATCGAGGAACTGGCCGCGCTTTCCATAGCGCCCGAAGCCGCGCTTTCCAAGGCGCCCGACGACGCACCCGCCCTGGCGACGAATGCGGCGCCCGCCACGACGCCCGCTCGACCCACCGATGGGGAGGACACGCCATGA
- the hypE gene encoding hydrogenase expression/formation protein HypE translates to MTQPGVETATITLAHGNGGRLMRQLIESVFVRHLGNPWLAPLADAAVLPDAPEDDQELVFTSDGVTVQPLFFAGGDIGSLAVHGTVNDLAVAGAMPRYLSLNAFLEEGLPLEQLERIVKSLAAAARACDVQVVAGDTKVLPRGLCGGAYFGVSGIGLRPRGLVLGADGIRPGDAVLVSGPVGDHGIAVMLAREEFGLSGSLASDSGSVVPLTQALLDLTGLRFMRDPTRGGLATVLHEVIHATGQGVTLEEERLPIRGSVRSACDMLGYDPLYIACEGRVVAIVAEDQADEALRRWQSLPQGREAQRIGTLDPHHDRLLLVNEWGGERLLQELEDDPLPRIC, encoded by the coding sequence GTGACACAGCCCGGAGTCGAGACGGCCACCATCACCCTGGCCCATGGCAACGGCGGACGCCTCATGCGCCAGCTGATCGAATCGGTCTTCGTCCGCCACCTGGGCAACCCCTGGCTGGCCCCCCTCGCCGATGCCGCCGTGCTGCCCGATGCACCGGAGGACGATCAGGAGCTGGTCTTCACCAGCGACGGGGTCACCGTGCAGCCGCTGTTCTTCGCCGGGGGGGACATCGGCAGCCTCGCCGTTCACGGCACCGTCAACGACCTCGCCGTCGCCGGCGCCATGCCGCGCTACCTGAGCCTCAACGCCTTCCTGGAGGAGGGTCTGCCGCTCGAGCAGCTCGAGAGGATCGTCAAGAGCCTGGCCGCGGCGGCCCGGGCCTGCGATGTCCAGGTGGTGGCCGGCGATACCAAGGTGCTGCCGCGCGGCCTCTGCGGCGGCGCCTACTTCGGGGTCTCCGGGATCGGCCTGCGCCCGCGCGGCCTGGTGCTGGGCGCCGACGGCATCCGCCCCGGCGATGCGGTGCTGGTCAGCGGGCCGGTGGGGGACCATGGCATTGCCGTGATGCTCGCCCGCGAGGAGTTCGGCCTCAGCGGCTCGCTGGCCTCCGACAGCGGAAGCGTGGTGCCCCTGACCCAGGCGTTGCTGGACCTGACCGGCCTGCGTTTCATGCGCGACCCGACCCGCGGCGGCCTGGCGACCGTGCTCCACGAGGTCATCCACGCCACGGGCCAGGGAGTGACCCTCGAGGAAGAGCGGCTGCCGATCCGCGGCAGCGTCCGCAGCGCCTGCGACATGCTGGGCTACGACCCACTCTATATCGCCTGCGAGGGGCGGGTGGTCGCCATCGTGGCCGAGGACCAGGCCGACGAGGCCCTGCGGCGCTGGCAGTCGCTTCCCCAGGGGCGCGAGGCCCAGCGGATCGGCACGCTCGATCCGCATCACGACCGGCTGCTGCTGGTCAACGAGTGGGGCGGCGAGCGCCTGCTGCAGGAGCTCGAGGACGACCCCCTGCCCCGCATCTGCTGA